The Micromonospora sp. M71_S20 genome has a window encoding:
- a CDS encoding small basic family protein — translation MIAVLALLAGVVLGVWLDPTVPTALQPYLPIAVVAALDAVFGGVRAKLDRIFDDKQFVVSFISNVLVAGLIVYLGDQLGVGGQLSTGVVVVLGVRIFGNVAAIRRHLFRA, via the coding sequence ATGATCGCGGTGCTGGCGTTGCTCGCCGGTGTGGTCCTCGGGGTGTGGCTCGACCCCACGGTGCCCACGGCGTTGCAGCCGTACCTGCCGATCGCGGTGGTTGCCGCGTTGGACGCGGTGTTCGGCGGGGTGCGGGCGAAGCTCGACCGGATCTTCGACGACAAGCAGTTCGTGGTGTCGTTCATTTCGAACGTGCTGGTGGCGGGTCTGATCGTGTATCTGGGTGACCAGTTGGGGGTGGGCGGTCAGCTCTCCACCGGCGTGGTGGTCGTGCTCGGGGTGCGGATCTTCGGGAACGTGGCGGCGATCCGCCGGCACCTGTTCCGGGCGTAG
- a CDS encoding DUF881 domain-containing protein translates to MTGAPGDGRGRGDRVYAPDFLTELFRNPLDPGYADAAARRRERQTPYPGWRRWSARSVTLVVALLLGFLFAVAYRQTLEAEPGRSQARSGLVEQIKQRETETDRLSVRADELRAEVARQRAAALGGSEAARLHNLEAGTGLGRVRGDGVVVRLADAPQNQDAVTGADVGPSRVIYSDLQGVANDLWAAGAEAIAINGQRLTAMSTIRSAGQAILVDFRPVTGPYEVSAIGPGSMRDRYEDSRSALTMRKVAEDTGLSFGVREAEDLTLPAAPDPRLRYAQPSVSPTPSPSGADRSVSPGPTGSRTSPSPSGGGR, encoded by the coding sequence ATGACGGGCGCGCCGGGCGACGGTCGGGGACGCGGCGACCGGGTGTACGCCCCGGACTTCCTCACCGAGCTGTTCCGCAACCCGCTGGATCCCGGGTACGCCGACGCGGCGGCCCGGCGTCGGGAGCGGCAGACGCCGTACCCGGGGTGGCGGCGCTGGTCGGCACGCTCCGTGACCCTGGTGGTGGCGCTGCTGCTGGGTTTCCTGTTCGCGGTGGCGTACCGACAGACGCTGGAGGCCGAGCCGGGGCGCAGCCAGGCCCGGTCCGGCCTGGTCGAGCAGATCAAGCAGCGGGAGACCGAGACGGACCGGTTGTCGGTGCGGGCCGACGAGCTGCGGGCGGAGGTGGCGCGGCAGCGGGCGGCGGCGCTGGGTGGTTCGGAGGCGGCGCGGTTGCACAACCTGGAGGCGGGCACCGGCCTGGGGCGGGTGCGCGGTGACGGCGTGGTGGTGCGCCTGGCGGACGCGCCGCAGAACCAGGACGCGGTGACCGGCGCGGACGTGGGGCCGTCCCGGGTGATCTACAGCGATCTGCAGGGTGTGGCCAACGACCTGTGGGCGGCGGGGGCGGAGGCGATCGCGATCAACGGTCAGCGGTTGACGGCGATGTCGACGATCCGTTCGGCGGGGCAGGCGATCCTGGTGGACTTCCGGCCGGTGACGGGGCCGTACGAGGTGTCGGCGATCGGTCCGGGGTCGATGCGGGACCGGTACGAGGACAGCCGCAGCGCGTTGACGATGCGGAAGGTGGCTGAGGACACCGGGTTGTCGTTCGGGGTGCGCGAGGCGGAGGACCTCACCCTGCCGGCGGCTCCGGACCCGCGGCTACGCTACGCGCAGCCCTCGGTGAGCCCGACGCCGTCGCCGTCGGGGGCCGACCGTTCCGTCAGTCCTGGGCCGACCGGTTCGAGGACGTCTCCCAGCCCCTCCGGAGGTGGTCGATGA
- a CDS encoding DUF881 domain-containing protein has translation MSSDEHTETGTGWPQPAGPGRPSGPAGEPDPRPDAPDPDELSPLAPERSAPAVEPPVQEPAVVEPDDGATVDLSRAAEAGGVVPAVSGDGGAPRRRVSSAGVMIAALLALLGFTLVVQFKSTSTDPTVAATRQEDLVRILYDLNSREVRLRQDIATLEESQRQLRSGQQGRQAALEEATRRADELGILAGTLPATGPGLSVRFEAGEKPISASRVLDAVQELRGAGAEAMQISGGDRATVRIIASTFFLDGEGGSLVVDGRRLTGPFTITVIGDPATMRTALNIPGGVVASVTGDGGKLIVEDREAAEVSALHAPIKLEHARPVS, from the coding sequence ATGAGCAGCGACGAGCACACCGAGACGGGCACGGGTTGGCCGCAGCCGGCGGGTCCGGGGCGGCCGTCGGGTCCGGCGGGGGAGCCCGATCCGCGGCCGGACGCGCCGGATCCGGACGAGTTGAGCCCGTTGGCGCCGGAGCGGTCGGCGCCGGCGGTGGAGCCTCCCGTGCAGGAGCCTGCGGTGGTGGAGCCCGACGACGGCGCGACGGTGGATCTGAGCCGGGCCGCCGAGGCGGGTGGGGTCGTGCCGGCGGTGTCCGGGGATGGCGGGGCGCCGCGGCGGCGGGTGAGTTCGGCCGGGGTGATGATCGCGGCGCTGCTGGCGTTGCTGGGGTTCACCCTGGTGGTGCAGTTCAAGTCGACGTCGACGGATCCGACGGTGGCGGCGACGCGGCAGGAGGACCTGGTGCGGATCCTGTACGACCTGAATTCGCGGGAGGTCCGGCTGCGGCAGGACATCGCGACGCTGGAGGAGAGTCAGCGGCAGTTGCGTTCGGGTCAGCAGGGGCGGCAGGCGGCGTTGGAGGAGGCGACGCGGCGGGCCGACGAGTTGGGGATCCTGGCGGGGACGTTGCCGGCGACGGGGCCGGGGTTGTCGGTGCGGTTCGAGGCGGGTGAGAAGCCGATCTCGGCGTCGCGGGTGTTGGACGCGGTGCAGGAGTTGCGGGGTGCGGGCGCGGAGGCGATGCAGATCTCGGGTGGTGACCGGGCGACGGTGCGGATCATCGCGTCGACGTTCTTCCTGGACGGGGAGGGCGGGTCGTTGGTGGTGGACGGGCGTCGGTTGACGGGTCCGTTCACGATCACGGTGATCGGTGATCCGGCGACGATGCGTACGGCCTTGAACATTCCCGGCGGGGTGGTGGCGTCGGTGACGGGTGACGGCGGTAAGTTGATCGTTGAGGATCGTGAGGCTGCCGAGGTTTCGGCGCTGCACGCGCCGATCAAGCTGGAACACGCCCGTCCGGTCTCCTGA
- the gcvH gene encoding glycine cleavage system protein GcvH, with product MIPEDLRYTAEHEWVAGDGGGTVRVGITHFAQDALGDIVFVQLPDAGAVVAAGESLGEIESTKSVSEIYAPLSGTVAARNEALGDTPEVVNTDPYGAGWLLEITPDDPAAVDGLLSADAYRELTES from the coding sequence GTGATTCCTGAGGATCTGCGGTATACCGCCGAGCACGAGTGGGTGGCGGGTGACGGCGGCGGCACTGTCCGGGTCGGCATCACGCACTTCGCGCAGGACGCCCTGGGTGACATCGTGTTCGTCCAGCTGCCCGATGCGGGTGCGGTGGTGGCGGCCGGTGAGTCGTTGGGTGAGATCGAGTCGACGAAGAGCGTGTCGGAGATCTACGCCCCGTTGAGCGGTACGGTGGCGGCGCGCAACGAGGCGCTCGGCGACACCCCTGAGGTGGTCAACACCGATCCGTACGGTGCGGGTTGGTTGCTGGAGATCACCCCGGACGATCCGGCGGCGGTCGACGGTCTGCTGTCCGCGGACGCGTATCGTGAGCTCACCGAGAGCTGA
- a CDS encoding nitric oxide synthase oxygenase: MILDASERAADGNASGCPVAHASRTQDPLVEDVAAEAVEFLQLYHAERRLPGLIGRIAEVREEIALTGTYRHTTEELAYGAKVAWRQSVRCVGRVRWAGLKVRDRRGVTTVAGISQELAQHLAVADNGGRIQSVMTVFAPDRPGVGPRARIWNDQLIRYCGHRTDDGSVRGDPAQVAMTDAARRLGWRPPVVPGRFDLLPWVIETAYEDPTVVEVSRDLVREVALVHPEYPWFEDLRLRWHALPVISNMRLRIGGVDYSCAPFNGHYLSDEIGTRNMGDRSRYDQLLPVARGLGLDTSREDNLWREHAVLVINQAVLHSFRLAGVRVSDPHTESEQFMRFCEFEERAGRPVHGDWSWLNGSVGWAALHAVHHRYYDERIPNPNLWQADRAYGPSGVLQSTLRQRHDVARRQEG; this comes from the coding sequence ATGATCTTGGATGCCAGTGAGCGTGCCGCGGACGGCAACGCGTCGGGCTGTCCGGTGGCTCATGCCTCCCGGACACAGGATCCCCTGGTGGAGGACGTCGCGGCGGAGGCCGTCGAGTTCTTGCAGCTCTATCACGCGGAGCGACGGCTGCCGGGCCTGATCGGACGGATCGCGGAGGTCCGGGAGGAGATCGCGCTGACCGGCACGTACCGGCACACCACGGAGGAGTTGGCGTACGGGGCGAAGGTCGCCTGGCGGCAGTCGGTGCGTTGCGTGGGGCGGGTCCGGTGGGCAGGGCTGAAGGTCCGTGACCGGCGCGGGGTGACGACGGTGGCGGGCATCTCGCAGGAGTTGGCGCAGCACCTGGCGGTGGCGGACAACGGGGGGCGGATCCAGTCGGTGATGACCGTGTTCGCGCCCGACCGGCCGGGGGTGGGGCCGCGGGCGCGGATCTGGAACGACCAGTTGATCCGGTACTGCGGGCATCGGACGGACGACGGGTCGGTGCGGGGTGATCCGGCGCAGGTGGCGATGACCGATGCGGCGCGGCGTCTGGGGTGGCGTCCGCCGGTGGTACCGGGCCGGTTCGACCTGTTGCCATGGGTGATCGAGACGGCGTACGAGGACCCGACGGTGGTGGAGGTGTCCCGGGACCTCGTTCGGGAGGTCGCCCTGGTGCATCCGGAGTATCCGTGGTTCGAGGATTTGCGGCTGCGTTGGCATGCCCTGCCGGTGATCAGCAACATGCGCTTGCGGATCGGTGGGGTGGACTACAGCTGTGCTCCCTTCAACGGTCACTATCTGAGTGACGAGATCGGTACGCGCAACATGGGGGACCGGAGCCGCTACGACCAGTTGCTGCCGGTGGCCCGGGGGCTGGGGTTGGACACCTCCCGTGAGGACAACTTGTGGCGCGAGCACGCCGTGCTGGTGATCAATCAGGCGGTGTTGCACTCGTTCCGGTTGGCCGGTGTGCGGGTGTCGGATCCGCACACCGAGTCGGAGCAGTTCATGAGGTTCTGCGAGTTCGAGGAGCGGGCGGGTCGGCCGGTGCATGGTGACTGGTCGTGGCTCAACGGCAGTGTGGGGTGGGCGGCGTTGCATGCCGTGCACCACCGCTACTACGACGAGAGGATCCCGAACCCGAACCTGTGGCAGGCGGACCGTGCGTACGGGCCGTCGGGCGTGTTGCAGTCGACCCTGCGGCAGCGTCATGACGTCGCTCGCCGGCAGGAGGGCTGA
- a CDS encoding CDP-alcohol phosphatidyltransferase family protein, which translates to MSRPPAREEHPEATAGTSGSAVGDRILTLPNVISFVRLLGVPLFLYLLLVAHADVAAVVVLAIGGTTDWVDGWVARRMRQVSRLGELLDPLADRLYILATLLGFTARDVVPWQFTAALLARELLLLGSLAVLRRHGYGPPPVHYVGKTATFLLLAAFPVLLLAAAVPGAATVAGAVGWGLAWWGLVLYWVAGALYVVQAGRLVRAVRAGGAPA; encoded by the coding sequence GTGTCGCGTCCGCCGGCTCGGGAAGAGCACCCGGAGGCCACCGCCGGCACGAGCGGATCGGCCGTGGGCGACCGGATCCTCACGCTGCCGAACGTCATCAGCTTCGTCCGGTTGCTCGGCGTGCCGCTCTTCCTCTACCTGCTGCTCGTGGCGCACGCCGACGTCGCGGCGGTCGTGGTGCTGGCCATCGGCGGCACCACGGACTGGGTGGACGGCTGGGTTGCGCGCCGGATGCGTCAGGTCAGCCGGCTGGGGGAGCTGCTCGACCCGCTCGCCGACCGGCTCTACATCCTGGCCACGCTGCTCGGCTTCACCGCGCGCGACGTGGTGCCCTGGCAGTTCACCGCGGCGCTGCTGGCCCGGGAGCTGCTCCTGCTCGGTTCGCTGGCGGTGCTGCGTCGGCACGGGTACGGCCCGCCGCCGGTGCACTACGTGGGCAAGACCGCGACCTTCCTGTTGCTGGCCGCCTTCCCGGTCCTGCTGCTCGCCGCGGCGGTGCCGGGCGCCGCGACCGTGGCCGGGGCGGTCGGCTGGGGCCTGGCCTGGTGGGGCCTGGTGCTCTACTGGGTGGCCGGCGCGCTCTACGTCGTGCAGGCCGGCCGGCTGGTCAGGGCGGTCCGGGCGGGGGGAGCGCCGGCATGA
- a CDS encoding FHA domain-containing protein, whose protein sequence is MTRPDDEFPPLDVTSTLNLGSLDEVLEGPDTDVVPSRMSGSLPPGMALLVVRRGPNAGARFLLDHDVTTSGRHPDSDIFLDDVTVSRRHAEFHRDGGTFTVRDVGSLNGTYVNRERVEAATLSNGDEVQIGKFRVVFIAGPRPEEGAGRG, encoded by the coding sequence ATGACGCGCCCAGACGACGAGTTCCCCCCACTCGACGTCACTTCGACGCTCAATCTCGGTTCGCTCGACGAAGTGCTGGAGGGGCCGGACACCGATGTGGTGCCGAGCCGGATGTCCGGTTCGTTGCCGCCGGGTATGGCGCTGCTGGTGGTTCGCCGGGGTCCGAATGCGGGTGCCCGGTTCCTGTTGGATCACGACGTGACGACCAGCGGTCGTCACCCGGACAGTGACATCTTCCTCGACGACGTGACGGTGTCGCGACGGCACGCCGAGTTCCACCGTGACGGTGGGACGTTCACGGTGCGGGACGTGGGAAGCCTGAACGGCACGTACGTGAATCGGGAGCGGGTCGAGGCGGCCACGTTGAGCAATGGTGACGAGGTGCAGATCGGCAAGTTCCGGGTGGTGTTCATCGCCGGTCCGCGTCCCGAGGAGGGGGCCGGCCGGGGGTGA
- a CDS encoding MerR family transcriptional regulator, producing the protein MHEPRDSDPGTELDEPGVAPPGWATEGDGAVGYRGVTACHAVGISYRQLDYWARTGLVVPSVRDASGSGTQRLYSFRDLVVLKVVKRLLDAGVSLQNIRKAIEALRSRGVEDLAGITLISDGTTVYECRSPEEVVDLLQGGQGVFGIAIGGAFKEIQGSLSHLPSEPATSVEPQVAAEPVGDELAARRARRRAG; encoded by the coding sequence ATGCACGAGCCGCGAGATTCCGATCCGGGTACGGAGCTGGACGAGCCGGGTGTGGCGCCGCCGGGGTGGGCGACCGAGGGTGACGGTGCCGTGGGGTACCGGGGCGTGACGGCCTGCCACGCGGTGGGGATCAGCTACCGGCAGTTGGACTACTGGGCCCGTACGGGTTTGGTGGTGCCGAGTGTGCGCGACGCTTCGGGTTCGGGCACGCAGCGGTTGTATTCGTTCCGGGACCTGGTGGTCCTGAAGGTGGTGAAGCGGCTGCTGGACGCCGGGGTGTCGTTGCAGAACATCCGGAAGGCGATCGAGGCGCTGCGCTCCCGTGGGGTGGAGGACCTGGCGGGCATCACGTTGATCTCCGATGGCACGACCGTGTACGAGTGCCGGTCGCCGGAGGAGGTGGTCGACCTGTTGCAGGGTGGCCAGGGCGTGTTCGGTATCGCGATCGGTGGGGCGTTCAAGGAGATCCAGGGTTCCCTGTCGCACCTGCCGTCGGAGCCGGCAACGTCGGTGGAGCCGCAGGTGGCGGCGGAGCCGGTGGGTGACGAGTTGGCGGCGCGTCGGGCGCGTCGTCGGGCGGGTTGA
- a CDS encoding bifunctional nuclease family protein, with the protein MRELSVVGVRVELPSNQPIVLLREVEGDRYLPIWIGAVEATAIAYEQQGVKPARPLTHDLLRDVLAALKAPLRAVEITELKENVFYADLLLGDGVRVSARPSDSIALALRVGAPIRCAEEVLSEAGIVIPDEQEDEVEKFREFLDQVRPEDFAG; encoded by the coding sequence GTGCGCGAGCTGAGCGTGGTCGGAGTTCGGGTGGAGCTGCCCAGCAACCAGCCGATCGTCCTGCTCAGGGAGGTCGAGGGGGACCGCTATCTGCCGATCTGGATCGGTGCGGTCGAGGCGACGGCGATCGCCTACGAGCAGCAGGGGGTCAAGCCGGCCCGGCCGCTGACCCATGATCTTCTGCGGGACGTGTTGGCGGCGTTGAAGGCGCCGTTGCGGGCGGTGGAGATCACCGAGTTGAAGGAGAACGTCTTCTACGCGGATCTGTTGCTCGGGGACGGGGTGCGGGTGTCGGCCCGGCCGAGTGATTCCATCGCGTTGGCGTTGCGGGTCGGTGCGCCGATTCGTTGTGCCGAGGAGGTCCTCAGCGAGGCGGGGATCGTGATCCCGGACGAGCAGGAGGACGAGGTGGAGAAGTTCCGCGAGTTCCTGGACCAGGTGCGTCCGGAGGACTTCGCCGGCTGA
- a CDS encoding MarR family transcriptional regulator, giving the protein MERPPNLAAAIDAAAEALVGVLDSAASRHQMAVSPTQLRVLSLISSRPETNVNGLAELLDVVPSSASRLCDRLEATGLLRRVPDPRDRREVRLMPTAAAETLLRELQERRHRAVQAVLDRMPGRAQHELWLALVAFERAATAAPTESPADSRARTA; this is encoded by the coding sequence GTGGAGCGACCTCCGAATCTCGCCGCGGCGATCGACGCCGCCGCCGAGGCGCTCGTCGGTGTGCTCGACTCGGCGGCGTCCCGCCACCAGATGGCCGTCTCCCCGACGCAGCTGCGCGTGCTGTCGCTGATCAGCAGCCGGCCGGAGACCAACGTCAACGGCCTGGCCGAGTTGTTGGACGTCGTGCCGTCCTCGGCGAGCCGGCTCTGCGACCGGTTGGAGGCCACCGGGCTGCTGCGCCGGGTGCCCGATCCCCGCGACCGGCGGGAGGTGCGGCTGATGCCGACGGCAGCCGCCGAGACGCTGCTACGCGAGCTGCAGGAGCGCCGGCACCGGGCGGTGCAGGCCGTGCTGGACCGGATGCCCGGTCGGGCGCAGCACGAGCTGTGGCTGGCGTTGGTGGCCTTCGAGCGCGCGGCCACCGCCGCCCCGACCGAGTCGCCGGCGGACTCCCGGGCCCGCACCGCCTGA
- a CDS encoding MerR family transcriptional regulator — MSIGEVLGQLRVDFPDVTISKLRFLEAEGLVEPQRTAAGYRKYSWDDVARLRFVLTAQRDQYLPLRVIRDQLAQWDASGESPGRQRPTLVAVGPDGEVPGRVPEEPVGSPQVRLGRLDLVARSGIDESTLGELERLGVVVSDPPGWYDDDALIIARAVAGLAAYGLEPRHLRAFRTAADREVGLFAQLVAPLARQSDPAARARAAETARELVALSQQLHAALVRVGLRSTLGR, encoded by the coding sequence ATGAGCATCGGCGAGGTGCTGGGTCAGCTGCGGGTCGATTTCCCGGACGTGACCATTTCGAAGTTGCGGTTTCTCGAGGCCGAGGGCCTGGTGGAGCCGCAGCGGACGGCGGCGGGTTACCGGAAGTACAGCTGGGACGATGTGGCGCGGTTGCGGTTCGTGCTGACCGCGCAGCGGGACCAGTATCTGCCTTTGCGGGTGATCCGTGACCAGTTGGCGCAGTGGGACGCGTCCGGGGAGTCGCCGGGTCGGCAGCGGCCGACGTTGGTGGCGGTGGGTCCGGACGGTGAGGTTCCGGGGCGGGTGCCGGAGGAGCCGGTCGGGTCGCCGCAGGTGCGGCTCGGCCGGTTGGATCTGGTGGCGCGTAGCGGGATCGACGAGTCGACGCTGGGCGAGTTGGAGCGCCTCGGTGTGGTGGTGTCGGATCCGCCGGGTTGGTATGACGACGATGCGTTGATCATCGCGCGGGCGGTGGCGGGTTTGGCGGCGTACGGGTTGGAGCCGCGGCATCTGCGGGCGTTCCGGACGGCGGCGGATCGGGAGGTTGGTCTGTTCGCGCAGTTGGTGGCGCCGTTGGCGCGGCAGAGTGATCCGGCGGCGCGGGCGCGGGCGGCGGAGACGGCGCGGGAGTTGGTGGCGCTGTCGCAGCAGTTGCATGCGGCGTTGGTGCGGGTGGGGTTGCGGTCGACGTTGGGTCGGTGA